The proteins below are encoded in one region of Bremerella sp. P1:
- a CDS encoding low molecular weight protein tyrosine phosphatase family protein, which translates to MTSPTKILFICSKNLWRSPTAERVYCNDPRLAVRSRGLSPKAARRISPDDLRWADVVFVMEYEHLAKLRSLYRNALGQRPVHVLEIPDKYQFMDPKLVKLIQEGVESFLSESPVE; encoded by the coding sequence GTGACGTCCCCCACGAAGATCTTGTTTATCTGCTCGAAGAACCTTTGGCGAAGTCCAACGGCAGAGCGGGTCTATTGTAATGACCCGCGACTCGCGGTTCGCTCGCGCGGCCTTAGCCCCAAGGCCGCGCGGCGGATCTCGCCAGATGACTTGCGTTGGGCCGACGTGGTCTTCGTCATGGAGTACGAACACCTGGCCAAATTACGTTCGCTCTACCGCAATGCACTCGGCCAAAGGCCTGTGCATGTCTTGGAAATACCTGACAAGTATCAGTTCATGGATCCCAAACTGGTCAAGCTGATTCAGGAAGGCGTCGAGTCGTTCCTGAGCGAATCTCCTGTTGAGTAG
- a CDS encoding DUF1559 family PulG-like putative transporter, translating into MRRSHTSGFTLVELLVVIAIIGVLIALLLPAVQQAREAARRMSCSNNLKQVGVALHNYHDTFLAFPFGSRVGVSSSFGPSFWGGLLPFIEQGALYDQLNFSVAHCGWSANSGVLIGETPASMVCPSFPGDASDVPTNAWDSASTYIGIAGAVINNSNYTETRTVTGFDCCSHSGGHNNGTAAAGGMLVANKNIRFRDATDGTSNTLVISELGGRMFTANSSSFANIPGPNVLMTGSGISHGWLMGTNGGGTPTGIRTFNLTTIRYAPNTRNFDLDGINGNYGPNNPLLSEHPGGVMGVFSDGHVEFISETIDLDVLKYQATRDDGQVIAGS; encoded by the coding sequence ATGCGACGCTCTCATACGTCTGGCTTTACGCTGGTCGAGCTACTAGTTGTGATTGCCATTATTGGCGTCTTAATCGCCCTTCTGCTTCCCGCCGTTCAGCAGGCCCGCGAAGCGGCTCGGCGGATGTCGTGTTCCAACAATCTGAAACAGGTTGGCGTTGCGCTGCACAACTATCACGACACGTTTTTGGCCTTCCCTTTTGGAAGTCGGGTAGGCGTCAGCAGTTCGTTTGGGCCTTCCTTCTGGGGAGGCTTATTGCCTTTCATTGAGCAAGGGGCGTTGTATGACCAACTCAACTTTTCGGTTGCCCATTGCGGTTGGAGTGCGAACAGCGGTGTTTTGATCGGCGAGACGCCAGCGTCGATGGTGTGTCCATCCTTTCCGGGAGACGCCTCGGATGTGCCTACCAATGCATGGGATTCCGCTTCCACCTATATCGGCATTGCCGGCGCCGTGATCAACAACTCCAACTACACCGAAACGCGGACGGTCACCGGATTTGATTGCTGTTCCCACTCCGGAGGTCACAACAATGGCACCGCCGCTGCTGGCGGTATGTTGGTGGCAAACAAGAACATTCGCTTCCGTGATGCCACGGATGGGACCAGTAACACGCTGGTCATCAGTGAATTGGGAGGACGGATGTTTACTGCCAATTCAAGCTCGTTCGCTAATATTCCGGGGCCCAACGTGTTGATGACTGGCAGTGGTATTTCTCATGGCTGGTTGATGGGAACCAATGGAGGCGGCACGCCGACCGGGATCCGTACGTTCAACCTCACTACCATTCGCTACGCACCCAATACGAGGAACTTTGATCTGGATGGGATCAACGGCAACTATGGCCCAAATAACCCGCTGCTTTCGGAACATCCAGGCGGGGTGATGGGTGTGTTCTCGGACGGCCACGTCGAGTTCATTTCCGAGACGATCGACCTTGATGTTCTGAAATATCAAGCGACTCGAGACGATGGCCAGGTCATCGCGGGAAGTTAG
- a CDS encoding alpha/beta hydrolase, protein MICARPLLMTLTAAVLLIATTTLQAEQEKKVIKNIEFAEVDGHSLKLDLYLPQKKDAPLVVWIHGGGWQGGSKEGCPVTWLNDHGMAVASISYRLTDKATFPAQIQDCKAAVRWLRANADKYGYSTEKIGVAGSSAGGHLAALMGTSGEVKALEGDVGGNLDQSSRVAAVVDYYGATDFVLRSKTQPHRANKKGSVVYKLLGGGADEKVELAKQASAAFHVTEDDPPFLVIHGDKDNTVLLDQSQRIQTVYKEAGLPLELIVIEGGGHGGAEFYKGEPRERAIEFFKQHLK, encoded by the coding sequence ATGATCTGTGCCCGCCCTCTGCTAATGACTTTGACCGCCGCCGTACTGTTGATCGCGACAACCACGCTGCAGGCGGAACAAGAGAAGAAGGTCATCAAGAACATCGAGTTCGCCGAGGTTGATGGGCATAGCTTGAAGTTGGACCTCTACTTGCCGCAGAAGAAGGACGCTCCGCTGGTCGTGTGGATCCACGGCGGTGGCTGGCAGGGCGGCAGTAAGGAGGGTTGCCCTGTCACGTGGCTAAACGATCATGGCATGGCCGTCGCGAGCATCTCGTATCGATTAACCGATAAAGCCACGTTCCCAGCCCAGATCCAAGACTGCAAAGCGGCCGTGCGTTGGCTACGAGCCAATGCCGACAAGTATGGCTACTCGACCGAGAAGATCGGTGTTGCTGGCTCCAGCGCCGGTGGTCACCTGGCCGCGCTGATGGGAACTTCCGGAGAGGTGAAGGCGCTGGAAGGAGACGTCGGCGGCAACCTCGATCAGTCGTCACGCGTTGCGGCCGTGGTCGACTACTACGGAGCGACCGACTTCGTCCTCCGTTCGAAGACGCAGCCACACCGCGCGAATAAGAAGGGCTCAGTCGTCTACAAACTGTTAGGCGGCGGAGCCGACGAAAAGGTCGAACTGGCCAAACAGGCTTCGGCCGCGTTCCACGTAACCGAAGACGACCCACCGTTTCTGGTCATTCACGGCGACAAGGACAACACGGTCCTACTGGATCAATCGCAGCGAATTCAAACGGTCTACAAAGAAGCTGGCCTGCCGCTGGAGTTGATCGTCATCGAAGGAGGTGGCCACGGCGGTGCTGAGTTCTACAAAGGCGAGCCCCGCGAGCGAGCCATCGAGTTCTTTAAACAGCATTTGAAGTAG
- a CDS encoding argininosuccinate synthase translates to MPSCVLAYSGGLDTSVILGWLQDEGYDVHAVYVDLGQPCEDREAILQKAKDCGAVSSRIVDGREEMCRDFAFPVLQWQAKYESIYLLGTSIARPLISKLCLQVAKEVGADAYAHGATGKGNDQCRFQLAAEALDPTVKVIAPWRIEKFRKAFPGRTELIAYCNEKNIPVKASTAKPYSSDENVLHISYEAGELEDLTVNGVELVDFGMTVSPQDAPDKPETVTIKVEKGVPTHVNGEKCTALEVVTKLNEIGGRNGVGRIDMVENRFVGMKSRGVYEAPGMTILYDALLNVEQLTLDRDLIHLRDQLKPIVAEDVYNGFWYNAKLDALLAFIENAMQKCTGEVTLQLYKGNIIVASRSSEFSLYDEGIATMEGGGSYNQDDAEGFLRIQGLPSRVQGRVTPRAY, encoded by the coding sequence ATGCCTAGCTGTGTTCTTGCTTACTCTGGTGGTCTCGATACGTCGGTCATTTTGGGATGGCTGCAAGACGAAGGTTACGATGTGCACGCTGTGTACGTCGATTTGGGCCAGCCCTGCGAGGATCGCGAGGCCATTCTGCAGAAGGCAAAGGACTGTGGCGCCGTGTCGTCCCGGATTGTCGACGGCCGTGAAGAGATGTGCCGTGACTTCGCTTTCCCGGTTCTGCAGTGGCAAGCCAAGTACGAATCGATCTACCTGCTGGGTACCTCGATCGCTCGCCCGCTGATCTCGAAGCTGTGTCTGCAAGTTGCCAAGGAAGTTGGTGCCGATGCCTATGCTCACGGTGCGACCGGTAAGGGTAACGATCAGTGCCGTTTCCAACTGGCCGCGGAAGCCTTGGATCCAACCGTGAAGGTGATCGCACCTTGGCGAATTGAAAAGTTCCGCAAGGCATTCCCAGGCCGAACCGAACTGATCGCTTACTGCAACGAAAAGAACATCCCAGTCAAAGCTTCGACCGCCAAGCCGTACAGCAGCGACGAGAACGTCCTGCACATCAGCTACGAAGCTGGCGAGCTGGAAGACTTGACTGTCAACGGTGTCGAACTGGTCGACTTCGGCATGACCGTCAGCCCGCAAGATGCTCCTGACAAGCCAGAGACCGTGACCATCAAGGTCGAAAAGGGCGTGCCAACCCACGTCAACGGCGAGAAGTGCACCGCGCTGGAAGTCGTGACCAAGCTGAATGAAATCGGCGGTCGTAACGGCGTCGGCCGCATCGACATGGTCGAGAACCGCTTCGTCGGCATGAAGAGCCGCGGTGTGTATGAAGCCCCTGGCATGACCATCCTGTACGACGCGCTACTGAACGTCGAACAGCTGACCCTGGACCGCGACCTGATTCACCTGCGTGACCAGCTGAAGCCGATCGTGGCCGAAGACGTCTACAACGGCTTCTGGTACAACGCCAAGCTCGACGCCCTGCTGGCCTTCATCGAAAACGCCATGCAGAAGTGCACCGGCGAAGTTACGCTGCAGCTCTACAAAGGCAACATCATCGTCGCCAGCCGCTCCAGCGAATTCAGCCTTTACGACGAAGGCATCGCCACCATGGAAGGGGGCGGCAGCTACAACCAGGACGACGCCGAAGGCTTCCTGCGAATCCAAGGTCTGCCGAGCCGAGTCCAAGGCCGAGTCACGCCTCGGGCTTACTAA
- a CDS encoding YHYH protein: MTRKYHLVILMFLAIILGAGPMLAQLAPRMRRHLVTQAKALRLIPADSQPPGQNQVSIEVVGNERVIRANGIPDHRTGSFPNHGNPNGITQQQYVFHLPAEPKPASQITPLRMQNFGIGVNGVPFDPGAAEWYNGDPRGGWQYEALSGAVSLGIDANHAHVQPTGAYHYHGLPSDLLKSLNVQRGKHSPIVGWAADGFPIYALYGFQDPNNPESEIVQLESSFRLKKGRRPSTDNQPGGRYDGTFVQDYEYVEGHGDLDECNGRFAVTPEYPEGTYAYYLTNHWPVIPRNYRGTPSDDFRRGPGGGRPGFGPPGGRPGFGPPPRR; the protein is encoded by the coding sequence ATGACGCGCAAATACCATCTTGTAATCCTCATGTTCCTCGCGATCATACTCGGGGCCGGGCCGATGCTCGCGCAACTGGCACCTCGCATGCGACGGCACTTGGTGACTCAGGCGAAAGCATTACGGCTCATTCCCGCCGATAGCCAGCCTCCGGGTCAAAACCAAGTCTCCATTGAGGTGGTTGGTAACGAGCGAGTCATTCGGGCCAATGGTATTCCCGATCATCGGACCGGTTCGTTCCCGAACCATGGCAACCCCAACGGAATTACTCAGCAGCAGTATGTTTTTCATCTGCCGGCCGAGCCCAAGCCGGCCAGTCAAATCACTCCCCTGCGAATGCAGAACTTTGGCATTGGCGTCAACGGCGTTCCTTTCGATCCAGGTGCTGCCGAGTGGTACAACGGCGATCCGCGCGGCGGCTGGCAGTATGAAGCCCTGTCAGGGGCCGTGTCGCTGGGTATCGATGCCAATCATGCCCACGTGCAACCGACCGGTGCGTATCACTACCACGGACTGCCGAGCGATTTGCTGAAAAGCCTGAACGTACAACGTGGCAAGCATTCGCCGATCGTTGGCTGGGCCGCCGATGGTTTTCCAATTTATGCCCTGTACGGCTTTCAAGATCCGAACAATCCCGAAAGCGAAATTGTCCAGCTGGAATCTTCCTTCCGGCTGAAGAAAGGGCGTCGTCCCAGTACCGACAATCAGCCAGGCGGTCGTTATGACGGTACGTTCGTTCAGGACTACGAATACGTCGAAGGGCATGGTGACCTGGACGAGTGCAACGGCCGATTCGCCGTCACGCCTGAGTATCCGGAAGGAACGTATGCCTACTACCTGACCAACCATTGGCCGGTAATCCCCCGCAACTATCGCGGTACCCCGTCCGATGATTTTCGTCGCGGCCCCGGGGGAGGACGCCCGGGTTTTGGACCTCCGGGTGGTCGACCGGGCTTTGGTCCACCGCCGCGGCGATAG
- a CDS encoding transporter: MNVFPSDGGPVYSVQPMDRTQNEFLAEPSWGAPAEPSPIEQTWTQKVVRMARGRVQIEGGYSYLRGPNGFGSQHAVPDMLLRMGLSDRLELRLGWPGVVFNDGGSTNTLDPTIGVVYDLWGQDGYRPLTAVHVALPVSMEGNPFALNSFQPLTEVMYSWQVSPWAAVTGRTGFALFDVFGDDYTQIQQSLSYDVVLTDRVGAFVSWEMLADIGSQDDTSQHMLGGGLSYLLSDRWAISWRSAFGVNEAAPDFLNDIRLAYRF; this comes from the coding sequence ATGAATGTTTTTCCATCCGATGGCGGACCGGTCTATTCCGTCCAGCCGATGGATCGTACTCAAAACGAATTCCTGGCCGAGCCAAGCTGGGGGGCTCCGGCCGAGCCGTCCCCGATTGAGCAGACGTGGACGCAGAAGGTGGTTCGCATGGCTCGCGGACGCGTTCAAATCGAAGGTGGCTATTCGTACTTGCGCGGCCCCAATGGTTTTGGCTCGCAGCACGCGGTGCCTGATATGCTGCTGCGAATGGGATTGTCCGACCGGTTGGAACTTCGCTTGGGATGGCCAGGCGTTGTCTTCAACGACGGCGGCAGCACTAATACGCTCGATCCGACCATCGGCGTCGTTTACGATCTGTGGGGACAAGATGGCTATCGGCCGCTGACCGCCGTGCATGTGGCGTTGCCGGTTTCGATGGAAGGAAACCCATTTGCTCTCAATAGCTTTCAGCCCCTGACCGAAGTGATGTACTCGTGGCAAGTCAGCCCATGGGCGGCGGTGACAGGCCGCACTGGGTTTGCCTTGTTCGATGTCTTTGGCGATGACTATACGCAGATTCAACAGAGCCTGAGCTACGACGTGGTACTGACTGACCGCGTCGGTGCGTTTGTCTCGTGGGAAATGCTGGCCGATATCGGTTCGCAGGATGACACGAGTCAGCACATGCTCGGTGGCGGGCTTTCGTATCTTTTAAGCGATCGCTGGGCCATTAGCTGGCGCAGCGCGTTCGGCGTGAACGAAGCCGCCCCTGACTTTCTTAACGACATTCGACTCGCCTATCGCTTCTAA
- a CDS encoding amidohydrolase family protein, whose translation MIIDCHTHLNNYHEERVRSITECLDHLQEDMSANSVDYALVLSSYKITPHRPATRDVVQATRDFDNIAVVAGISYLHYKERDLREMADFLRDGLVKGLKLYPGYEPFYPHDKRLQVIYDLAIEFDVPVMIHSGDTYSPTGKVRYSHPLHIDDVAVDYPDLKLVICHVGNPWIRDCMEVVYKNENAHADISGLVLGDFEDRFEQFMLQEIREMILYAGEPKYLLYGTDWPICGMKSYLKFIRGLGLPEKSLELIMWQNAARLFKLDVVDGKVVN comes from the coding sequence ATGATCATCGATTGTCACACGCATCTGAATAATTATCACGAGGAACGCGTTCGCTCGATCACCGAGTGCCTCGATCATCTGCAGGAAGATATGTCGGCCAATAGTGTCGACTATGCCTTGGTGCTTAGCTCCTACAAGATCACGCCTCATAGGCCGGCAACGCGTGACGTCGTTCAGGCGACGCGTGATTTCGATAACATCGCCGTCGTCGCCGGCATCAGCTATCTGCATTACAAAGAGCGCGACCTCCGCGAAATGGCCGACTTCCTCCGCGACGGCCTCGTGAAAGGGTTGAAGCTGTATCCCGGGTACGAGCCCTTCTACCCGCACGATAAACGTTTACAGGTCATCTACGACTTAGCGATCGAGTTCGACGTGCCGGTGATGATCCATAGCGGCGATACGTACAGCCCAACCGGCAAGGTACGTTACTCGCATCCGCTACATATCGATGACGTGGCGGTCGACTACCCCGATTTGAAACTCGTCATCTGTCACGTTGGCAATCCGTGGATTCGCGATTGCATGGAAGTGGTCTACAAGAATGAAAACGCCCACGCCGACATCAGCGGGCTGGTGCTGGGGGACTTCGAGGACCGCTTCGAGCAGTTCATGCTGCAAGAGATCCGCGAGATGATCCTGTACGCAGGCGAACCGAAGTACCTGCTGTATGGCACCGACTGGCCCATCTGCGGCATGAAGAGCTATCTTAAGTTTATCCGTGGGCTCGGCCTTCCGGAGAAGAGTTTAGAGCTGATCATGTGGCAGAACGCGGCTCGGCTTTTCAAGCTGGACGTGGTGGATGGTAAGGTCGTGAACTAA
- a CDS encoding sulfatase-like hydrolase/transferase: protein MQFSRLALGIVLLAATSIFADERPNIILIMADDLGVEGLGCYGGTSYKTPNLDRLAGEGQQFMHAYAQPLCTNTRVQLMTGKYNNRNWKFFGILDPSERTFGHFMKQAGYQTCMAGKWQLQSYDPPDYPGAQMRRDTGMKVEDAGFDSYNMFHSGHTELKGSRYANPTLNINGTLHEDIDGKYGPDLWVDFINDYVREASQKDQPFFVYYPMALPHWPMVPTPDSKEWSDPSRRLEEDTRYFADMVAYTDKCVGKIVDNVDALGLKESTLILFYSDNGTHVKITSQTNSGPVAGGKGSTTNAGTHVPLIARWPGHITPGKNNNLVDSTDFLPTLLEAARQQKLTPGGIDGISFYPQLLGQASDVRPWVFCHYDPRPGWDKDQFAHIRFARDKQFKLYDDSKLFDVSADPLEQSPLSPVAEPAAATAARQALGTVLAQMPNPEPAPRDPLHFQATKQAEFVPPASKLEVVYSGGTFTEGPTVAADGAILFSDVRESKTLRYDPKSGKTTVFRADSNNSNGMMHDAQGRLLSCEGAGGGPRRVSIRSLDGKVTTVVDNWQGKHFHSPNDVAIAPNGTVYFTDPRYGGNSPKEIDFEGVYFIRNGKAHVASDKIQRPNGILISQDGTTAYVADNNNQFGGARSLLKMPIEKDGTFGPAIKLFDFGMGRRGIDGMAMDQQGNIYATAGQGDDAGVYVFSPTGEQLAVIKVPDVPTNCIFGGPDEPNALYITAQTEPNEQGKTSFGLFRIELGKEGYRIFPPARRR from the coding sequence ATGCAATTCTCGCGACTTGCCCTTGGTATTGTTCTGCTCGCCGCTACCAGCATTTTTGCTGACGAGCGTCCCAACATCATCTTGATCATGGCCGACGACCTAGGCGTCGAAGGGCTCGGCTGTTACGGCGGCACGAGCTACAAGACCCCTAATCTCGACCGCTTGGCCGGCGAAGGGCAGCAGTTCATGCACGCCTATGCCCAGCCGCTATGCACCAATACCCGCGTCCAGTTGATGACCGGCAAGTACAACAATCGGAACTGGAAATTCTTCGGTATTCTCGATCCCAGCGAACGCACCTTCGGTCACTTCATGAAGCAGGCCGGCTATCAAACATGCATGGCCGGCAAGTGGCAACTGCAAAGCTATGACCCGCCTGACTACCCCGGCGCTCAGATGCGGCGCGATACTGGCATGAAGGTCGAGGATGCCGGCTTCGATTCTTACAACATGTTTCATAGCGGACACACCGAGCTGAAGGGTTCTCGCTACGCCAACCCAACACTCAACATCAACGGTACCCTGCACGAAGATATCGATGGCAAGTACGGTCCTGATCTGTGGGTCGACTTCATCAACGACTACGTCCGCGAGGCCAGCCAGAAAGATCAGCCTTTCTTCGTCTACTACCCCATGGCCTTGCCGCACTGGCCGATGGTCCCAACGCCAGACAGCAAGGAGTGGTCCGACCCGAGCCGTCGCCTGGAAGAAGATACCCGCTACTTCGCCGACATGGTTGCTTACACCGATAAGTGTGTCGGCAAGATTGTCGACAATGTCGATGCCCTCGGATTGAAGGAGTCGACGCTCATTCTCTTCTATAGCGATAACGGCACGCACGTCAAAATCACGTCGCAAACGAACAGCGGCCCCGTCGCTGGCGGCAAAGGCTCGACGACCAACGCCGGCACACACGTACCGTTGATTGCTCGTTGGCCCGGTCACATTACCCCTGGTAAGAATAACAACCTGGTCGACTCAACCGATTTCCTGCCGACGCTATTGGAAGCCGCTCGGCAGCAGAAGCTAACGCCAGGAGGCATCGACGGGATCAGCTTCTATCCGCAATTGCTTGGCCAGGCATCAGACGTTCGGCCCTGGGTGTTCTGTCACTACGACCCGCGTCCAGGCTGGGACAAGGATCAGTTCGCACACATTCGCTTTGCCCGCGATAAGCAGTTCAAGTTGTACGACGACAGTAAGCTGTTTGACGTTTCCGCCGATCCGCTGGAGCAAAGCCCCCTCAGCCCCGTAGCGGAACCTGCGGCGGCGACTGCGGCTCGGCAAGCGTTGGGTACGGTCCTCGCCCAGATGCCCAACCCAGAACCAGCCCCGCGTGATCCACTGCATTTCCAAGCGACGAAGCAGGCCGAGTTCGTTCCCCCCGCAAGCAAACTCGAAGTCGTCTACAGCGGCGGCACCTTCACCGAAGGTCCGACCGTCGCGGCTGACGGAGCGATCTTGTTCAGCGACGTGCGGGAAAGCAAAACACTGCGATATGATCCGAAATCGGGGAAGACGACAGTCTTCCGAGCCGACTCGAATAACTCGAACGGCATGATGCACGACGCCCAGGGACGCTTGCTTTCCTGCGAAGGCGCTGGCGGAGGCCCGCGTCGCGTTTCGATTCGATCGCTTGACGGTAAGGTCACCACCGTCGTCGACAACTGGCAAGGCAAGCACTTCCACAGCCCCAACGACGTGGCCATCGCTCCGAACGGAACTGTTTACTTCACCGACCCGCGTTATGGTGGCAATTCCCCGAAGGAGATCGACTTCGAGGGAGTCTACTTCATTCGCAATGGCAAAGCCCACGTTGCCAGCGACAAGATCCAGCGTCCCAACGGCATCTTGATCTCGCAGGACGGCACCACCGCTTACGTGGCCGATAACAACAACCAGTTCGGTGGAGCCCGGTCGCTACTGAAAATGCCGATCGAAAAGGACGGCACCTTCGGCCCGGCGATCAAACTGTTTGACTTTGGTATGGGACGCCGCGGCATCGACGGCATGGCCATGGACCAACAAGGCAACATCTACGCCACCGCCGGCCAGGGGGACGACGCAGGCGTCTACGTCTTCAGCCCCACCGGTGAGCAATTAGCCGTGATCAAGGTACCTGATGTCCCCACCAACTGCATCTTCGGTGGACCCGACGAACCGAACGCACTTTACATCACCGCCCAAACCGAGCCCAACGAACAAGGCAAGACAAGCTTTGGGCTGTTTCGTATAGAGCTGGGCAAGGAAGGTTATCGGATCTTTCCACCGGCACGGCGGCGATAA
- a CDS encoding phytanoyl-CoA dioxygenase family protein, translated as MTLDLVNVSPTSPTTMSDLYASLEKDGYAMLPGIFSADQMHDLGTRLIAALEAHPGPAVLESRGRIYGSRNLLAAAAWLIDLARTPPLAEVLHQTLGAEVGLVRGLYFDKPPDRSWSLPWHRDRTIAVTDNTIISEHFDNPTQKAGIAHLEASDQLLASMLTLRIHLDAMTPVNGPLSVIPGSHLLDATKEEPPVILAAQAGDVLAMRPLVSHASSMSKEGITAHRRIVHLEFAASPELPDGVRWHDFLSIEDR; from the coding sequence TTGACGCTCGATCTCGTCAATGTCTCTCCTACTTCGCCGACCACCATGTCAGACCTTTACGCATCCCTCGAAAAAGATGGCTACGCGATGCTGCCCGGCATCTTTTCAGCCGACCAAATGCATGATCTTGGTACGCGGTTGATCGCAGCACTCGAGGCCCACCCCGGACCGGCCGTTCTCGAGAGCCGCGGACGGATCTATGGTTCGCGCAATCTGCTGGCTGCCGCTGCCTGGCTGATCGATCTGGCACGCACGCCGCCGCTGGCGGAAGTACTGCACCAGACGCTGGGCGCGGAAGTCGGCCTGGTACGAGGACTGTATTTCGACAAGCCGCCCGATCGCAGTTGGTCGCTGCCGTGGCATCGTGATCGCACGATTGCGGTCACGGACAACACGATTATCAGCGAGCACTTTGACAACCCGACTCAGAAAGCCGGTATCGCTCATCTGGAAGCCTCCGACCAGTTGCTCGCGAGCATGCTCACCCTGCGGATTCACCTCGACGCGATGACCCCTGTGAACGGCCCGCTGTCGGTCATCCCAGGCTCGCACCTATTAGACGCCACGAAAGAAGAGCCGCCAGTCATTCTCGCCGCCCAGGCCGGCGACGTCCTGGCCATGCGGCCGCTCGTTTCGCACGCCAGCAGCATGTCGAAAGAAGGCATTACCGCGCATCGTCGGATCGTGCACTTGGAGTTCGCCGCGTCACCAGAACTGCCCGATGGGGTGCGGTGGCATGACTTTCTTAGCATCGAAGATCGTTAG
- a CDS encoding YkvA family protein: MSKSEAYDRLHEYAEKASPEDVQKIREKLSGMNRGPIMKIWDDVLSLWKMIVDPNASWTSKAIAIGAVLYLVSPLDGVPDLLPLIGLTDDAAVILAAVATLAFELKKYRDAKMSNTVDGKTSQPAAAAS; this comes from the coding sequence ATGAGTAAATCTGAAGCCTACGATCGGCTGCATGAATATGCCGAAAAGGCATCGCCGGAAGATGTTCAGAAGATTCGCGAGAAGCTTTCCGGTATGAATCGTGGACCCATCATGAAGATCTGGGACGATGTGCTTTCCCTGTGGAAGATGATTGTCGATCCCAATGCCAGTTGGACCTCGAAAGCGATCGCCATCGGGGCGGTGCTCTATTTGGTCTCGCCGCTGGATGGTGTGCCGGATCTGCTTCCCCTGATTGGTCTGACCGACGACGCGGCCGTGATTCTGGCAGCCGTCGCGACGCTGGCGTTTGAGCTGAAGAAGTACCGCGATGCGAAAATGTCGAACACGGTCGATGGAAAAACGAGCCAACCAGCCGCGGCAGCATCCTGA
- a CDS encoding carboxypeptidase-like regulatory domain-containing protein, whose amino-acid sequence MKRLFFFIMLLAATVAGCQEAQTGLKGVKGNVTLDGAPAPEGVQVRFTEVGGDYSFTTRTSADGTYEYLPPEFAPLKRGNYHVAVLPPGGKTVTDETGLSVEEKVKGAPTNYGKYSVPSKSGITAELGDSVVNLDIQVET is encoded by the coding sequence GTGAAGCGTTTATTCTTTTTCATCATGCTATTAGCGGCTACAGTGGCCGGATGCCAAGAGGCCCAGACAGGTCTCAAAGGCGTGAAAGGAAATGTCACGCTCGACGGAGCTCCGGCTCCCGAAGGCGTCCAGGTTCGGTTCACAGAGGTTGGCGGCGACTACTCGTTCACCACGCGAACGTCCGCCGACGGGACCTACGAATACTTGCCGCCTGAGTTCGCTCCGCTCAAGCGAGGTAACTATCATGTCGCCGTTCTTCCACCGGGTGGCAAAACGGTGACCGACGAGACCGGCCTGTCGGTCGAAGAGAAGGTCAAAGGTGCCCCTACGAATTACGGCAAGTATTCCGTTCCGAGCAAGAGTGGAATTACCGCCGAGCTGGGTGACTCGGTCGTGAATCTCGATATCCAGGTCGAAACTTAA